Part of the Streptomyces sp. NBC_00457 genome, CAAACCGAGTGAGAACAACCACCGACCACCACCTGGTCGGGAGCCGGTTCCACCTGATCCACCTGCTCTGCTGTACAACTTGCTGTACGCTCAGCGTATGTCGAAGTCAGTGACAATCCGGGTCCCTGAAGAGCTCCACGCCCAGCTGCAAGAACAGGCCGAAGCCGAGGGAACCACCGTAACCGCCCTCATCACCGAGGCCGCGCGAAACGCAGTCCGCGACCCCCGCCTGGACCGCGCCGCAGCGGTGTTCCGCACCTTCGTCGCCGCCAACGCGGACGCATTCGACGCCGCCTTCCCCGACGACACCCCAGCCCGGCTGGACGCCTCCGGACACCAGGAGCGGGCCGCCTGACGTGGAACTCCACATCGACATCCGCTGGCTCCTGGAACGCCAGGCGGAAGTGCTGCCCAAGCACCCCGAGGTCCACGATTTCTCCAACCTCGTGGCCGCCAGCGCCCGCCACCGCGTCAACACCCCACAAGTCGGCGTCACCGTGGACAACGCCTGGCGCGCAGCCGCCCTCATGCACGCCATCATCCGGCTGCGCCCGCTCCCCGCCCGCAACGCCCTGTACGGCGCCGCGATCGTCGTGGCGTATATGGACGCCGCTGCCGAAGCCATCGATGCGCCCTACGGCGCCCTGATCGACCTCGCCCGCGACATCGACGCCGGCCGCGCCGACGGGTACGATGCCGCCGACCGCATCCGCTCCTGGCGGATCTGACCGGCACGACGCAGCAG contains:
- a CDS encoding YlcI/YnfO family protein, which codes for MSKSVTIRVPEELHAQLQEQAEAEGTTVTALITEAARNAVRDPRLDRAAAVFRTFVAANADAFDAAFPDDTPARLDASGHQERAA
- a CDS encoding toxin Doc translates to MELHIDIRWLLERQAEVLPKHPEVHDFSNLVAASARHRVNTPQVGVTVDNAWRAAALMHAIIRLRPLPARNALYGAAIVVAYMDAAAEAIDAPYGALIDLARDIDAGRADGYDAADRIRSWRI